One stretch of Nilaparvata lugens isolate BPH unplaced genomic scaffold, ASM1435652v1 scaffold7713, whole genome shotgun sequence DNA includes these proteins:
- the LOC120356723 gene encoding uncharacterized protein LOC120356723 yields MAPLPAERVTANRPFNLTGLDFAGPFSCKTSLLKRTQTTKGYLCIFVCLTTKATHLEFLSSMSVNNFIAALHRFIARRGAPHTLFSDNAKTFTSAARKMYELENLLKTMPSEVKCFLSNYGINWKFISPYAPHQGGIWEAAVKSAKTLLHCCIGDTALTYEEYDTIFVRIESILNS; encoded by the coding sequence ATGGCCCCGCTACCTGCTGAACGAGTCACCGCCAATAGACCATTCAATTTAACTGGCTTGGACTTTGCTGGTCCTTTCTCATGCAAAACATCTTTATTGAAACGTACACAAACAACAAAAGGTTATCTGTGCATATTTGTATGTTTGACCACCAAAGCTACTCATCTAGAGTTCCTGTCCTCGATGTCTGTCAACAACTTCATCGCCGCTCTACACCGATTTATTGCCCGCAGAGGTGCGCCGCACACTCTATTTTCAGACAACGCTAAGACTTTCACATCCGCCGCAAGAAAAATGTATGAGTTAGAAAACCTCTTGAAGACGATGCCCTCTGAAGTGAAGTGCTTTCTGTCTAATTACGGCATAAACTGGAAGTTCATTTCCCCTTATGCTCCGCATCAAGGAGGCATATGGGAAGCCGCCGTCAAATCCGCCAAAACACTGCTACACTGCTGTATTGGGGACACAGCTCTTACATACGAAGAGTA